The following proteins come from a genomic window of Aquimarina sp. MAR_2010_214:
- a CDS encoding YceI family protein yields MTSHFLKKTAYLTFSILIFSCNTSEKKKIDAIENVKVKKEHVYTIDVKGVSVLWTAYKFTDKLGVSGKFDDFKLSLPNEAESIEGLLENSKIEIYTESVNSNSEIRDPKLKTSFFKVFNTSTIKGTILEANQGKGIIDLKMNQMLHPLNYSYSFKNDTIIMAAKIDLNIWNGEEAMQSLNKECYDLHKGSDGISKLWPDVDVQIKLPVNTRLQSE; encoded by the coding sequence ATGACATCACATTTTTTAAAAAAAACAGCATATTTGACGTTTAGTATATTGATTTTCTCTTGCAATACTTCTGAAAAGAAAAAAATTGACGCTATTGAGAATGTAAAAGTTAAAAAAGAACATGTATACACTATAGATGTTAAGGGTGTTTCTGTTTTGTGGACAGCTTATAAGTTTACCGATAAATTGGGAGTTAGCGGAAAGTTTGATGACTTTAAATTGTCTTTGCCAAATGAAGCTGAATCCATTGAAGGATTATTAGAAAACTCTAAAATTGAAATCTATACAGAGTCTGTAAACTCTAATTCTGAAATTAGAGACCCTAAGTTGAAAACTTCTTTTTTTAAGGTGTTTAATACAAGTACTATAAAAGGGACCATATTAGAAGCAAATCAAGGAAAAGGAATTATTGATTTAAAGATGAATCAGATGTTACATCCTTTAAATTATTCGTATTCATTTAAAAATGATACCATAATAATGGCTGCCAAAATTGATTTAAATATATGGAATGGAGAAGAAGCTATGCAGTCTTTAAACAAAGAATGTTATGATCTTCATAAAGGTTCTGATGGTATATCAAAACTTTGGCCAGATGTGGATGTACAGATTAAACTTCCAGTTAATACAAGATTACAATCTGAATAG
- a CDS encoding AraC family transcriptional regulator, whose protein sequence is MKKETTLEDFYKEIATKIPEGVSKEIGHFNVFEIEKLFDKSKGKHIMPYSKREYYKISLIKGENRAEYADKVIELNGSVLLFATPKVPYHWTPQSTEQSGQFCIFTQDFLTKSNIGLLLDDLPIFNPGSYPIFHLSEDETKELEYIFNKMQKEISSEYVYKYDLLRNLVLELIHFGQKLQPATTLYSSQKASDRISSLFIELLERQFPIESSQQRLVLRTAKDYADRLAVHVNHLNKVLKENTGKTTTEIINSRIVQEAKILLKQTNWNISEISNSLGFEEVAHFSNFFKKRTSFTPLSFRK, encoded by the coding sequence ATGAAAAAGGAAACTACTTTAGAAGATTTTTATAAAGAAATAGCAACAAAAATTCCCGAAGGAGTTTCTAAAGAAATAGGTCATTTTAATGTATTTGAAATTGAAAAGTTGTTTGACAAATCAAAAGGCAAACATATAATGCCTTATAGTAAAAGAGAATATTATAAAATAAGTTTAATTAAAGGTGAAAATAGAGCTGAATATGCAGACAAAGTAATTGAACTTAATGGTTCTGTTTTATTGTTTGCAACTCCAAAAGTACCATATCATTGGACACCACAAAGCACTGAGCAATCAGGTCAATTCTGTATTTTTACACAAGATTTTTTAACAAAAAGTAATATAGGTCTGTTATTAGATGATTTACCAATCTTTAATCCAGGCAGTTACCCTATATTTCATCTTTCAGAGGATGAAACCAAAGAACTGGAGTATATCTTTAATAAAATGCAAAAAGAGATATCCTCAGAATATGTATACAAATATGATCTACTTCGTAATTTAGTTTTAGAGTTAATACATTTTGGGCAAAAATTACAACCAGCAACTACACTATATTCCTCTCAGAAAGCTTCTGACCGTATTTCTTCATTGTTTATAGAACTGTTAGAACGCCAGTTCCCTATCGAATCTTCTCAACAGCGACTTGTTCTACGTACAGCTAAGGACTATGCAGATAGGTTGGCTGTGCATGTAAATCATCTGAACAAAGTATTAAAAGAAAATACAGGAAAAACCACAACAGAAATTATAAATAGTAGAATTGTTCAAGAAGCAAAAATTCTTTTAAAGCAGACAAATTGGAATATTTCAGAGATATCAAACTCTCTTGGCTTTGAAGAAGTTGCTCACTTTTCTAATTTTTTTAAGAAACGAACTTCTTTTACCCCATTGTCGTTTAGAAAATAA
- a CDS encoding DUF1097 domain-containing protein: MKSLSHALTMGLIGAIAVFVSFSWHFPTWVLFIAWVSYYLLGKNIKSASLIFTQQLLGILFAIIIQYLGTLLSKTLGISGFSIVVFVIITGVYYLSKLKYLNVIPAYFLGMIIWFGSHTQPNTKVLGLTVFTMLLGFLFAWSNDLISERIDAFFTKKQ; this comes from the coding sequence ATGAAATCACTATCACATGCATTAACAATGGGACTTATAGGAGCAATAGCTGTTTTTGTGAGTTTCTCATGGCATTTTCCAACTTGGGTATTGTTTATTGCTTGGGTAAGCTATTACTTACTTGGTAAAAATATCAAAAGTGCTTCACTAATTTTCACTCAACAATTACTGGGAATCTTATTCGCTATTATAATACAGTACTTAGGAACTCTGTTAAGCAAAACCTTAGGAATTTCAGGATTTTCAATAGTTGTATTTGTGATTATTACAGGTGTTTATTATTTGTCTAAATTAAAATATCTGAATGTTATTCCTGCTTATTTTTTGGGGATGATTATTTGGTTTGGCTCCCATACACAGCCGAATACAAAAGTACTTGGGTTAACTGTATTCACAATGCTATTAGGTTTTTTGTTTGCTTGGTCAAATGATTTAATAAGCGAAAGAATAGACGCATTTTTTACTAAAAAACAATAA
- a CDS encoding outer membrane beta-barrel protein: MVSILFLMCIGLSFAQDRWSVEFRPGLNFPTQNIGNVNLGIGFGFDATVSYRFVPHFTGYVGWGWSQFQSDEPFGESSMYFEETGYTFGVQFTYPINDTRLSYLIRSGFIYNCIEIENNNENTTVKTDHSLGWQIGVGIDYKLDDRWSLRPMLGYSSLSSDIETNILTTNLDLNYISFGVGILWGFWK; the protein is encoded by the coding sequence ATGGTTAGTATTTTATTTTTGATGTGCATTGGTTTATCCTTTGCACAAGACCGATGGTCGGTAGAATTTAGACCAGGTTTAAATTTCCCTACTCAAAATATAGGCAATGTAAACCTAGGGATTGGATTTGGCTTCGACGCTACAGTATCATACCGTTTTGTGCCTCATTTTACAGGTTACGTAGGTTGGGGATGGAGTCAATTTCAATCAGACGAACCTTTTGGGGAAAGTAGTATGTATTTTGAAGAAACGGGTTACACATTTGGTGTTCAGTTTACTTATCCTATTAATGATACCAGATTATCATATCTAATAAGATCTGGTTTTATTTATAATTGTATAGAGATTGAAAACAATAATGAAAACACAACTGTTAAAACTGATCATAGCTTAGGTTGGCAAATAGGAGTAGGGATAGATTATAAACTTGATGATAGATGGAGCTTACGACCAATGTTGGGATATAGCTCACTTTCAAGTGATATTGAAACAAATATATTGACTACCAATCTGGATCTTAATTACATCTCCTTTGGAGTAGGTATATTATGGGGATTTTGGAAATAA
- a CDS encoding monoheme cytochrome C, which yields MDNQTQFKQQIKTIYRFLLVVFAVVGLITVAGIYLIVDPTLSAFRKVEKESTYVTILEEEDEDLVKNGIHVRTGFIDAEGLMVVVNNCTNCHSAKLVMQNRMNQERWIATIRWMQETQNLWDLGGNEEIIVNYLVTNYPPKKKGRRAVLTNIEWYELQD from the coding sequence ATGGATAATCAGACACAATTCAAGCAACAGATTAAAACCATTTATCGATTTCTACTAGTCGTATTTGCAGTGGTAGGATTGATTACCGTTGCCGGAATTTACCTGATTGTTGATCCAACATTATCTGCATTTAGAAAAGTAGAGAAAGAATCTACTTATGTTACTATTTTAGAGGAAGAAGATGAAGATTTAGTAAAGAATGGTATTCATGTTAGAACAGGTTTTATCGATGCCGAAGGTTTGATGGTAGTAGTAAATAATTGTACCAATTGTCATTCTGCAAAACTGGTTATGCAAAACAGGATGAATCAAGAACGTTGGATTGCAACAATTCGATGGATGCAGGAAACACAAAATCTTTGGGACTTAGGAGGGAATGAAGAAATTATTGTTAACTACCTCGTTACTAACTATCCCCCAAAGAAAAAGGGAAGACGCGCAGTGTTAACAAATATAGAATGGTATGAATTACAGGATTAG
- a CDS encoding sulfurtransferase — MNYRISLIVIMGVLMFSCSKNKEKVDKTTTSVIEIETKTYFNSEHIIEAEELLSITTKNNIKIVDFRKPETYNEDHIKGALNIWRTDIEDASYPYKGMMAKKEQIENLFSKLGIKNDDILIVYDDKGGCDAARLWWVLKNYDFESVKLLNGGVKAWGKAGGTMTREPVFVTASKFTLPANSSFSLWIGKDEVMKVLTSDKNDIILDTRDMDEFSGKRQKTGAYKGGRIPKSILIDWGEAIDYSGTQKFKSFTDLEQIYNRMGVSKNDLVITYCHSGVRSAHTNFVLTELLGYKNVKNYDGSWVEWSYFDELPFEQDSITILKK, encoded by the coding sequence ATGAATTACAGGATTAGTTTGATTGTTATTATGGGGGTATTGATGTTTTCCTGTTCTAAAAACAAGGAAAAGGTTGATAAAACGACTACTTCTGTGATTGAAATCGAAACAAAAACCTATTTTAATTCTGAACATATTATAGAAGCTGAAGAATTACTATCAATTACAACTAAAAACAATATAAAAATAGTAGATTTCAGAAAACCAGAAACCTATAATGAAGACCATATTAAAGGAGCACTAAATATCTGGCGAACGGACATAGAAGATGCATCATATCCTTATAAAGGTATGATGGCTAAAAAAGAACAAATTGAAAATTTATTTAGTAAACTGGGAATTAAAAATGATGACATTCTAATAGTATATGATGATAAAGGAGGGTGTGATGCCGCTCGATTGTGGTGGGTGTTAAAAAATTATGATTTTGAATCCGTAAAACTATTAAATGGAGGAGTAAAGGCCTGGGGAAAAGCAGGAGGAACTATGACTAGAGAACCTGTTTTTGTAACTGCATCTAAGTTTACATTGCCTGCAAATAGTTCTTTCAGCTTGTGGATTGGTAAGGATGAGGTTATGAAGGTGCTAACCTCAGATAAAAATGATATCATTCTTGATACAAGAGATATGGACGAATTTAGTGGCAAAAGGCAAAAAACAGGAGCTTATAAAGGGGGAAGAATTCCTAAAAGTATCCTTATTGATTGGGGGGAAGCTATTGATTATAGTGGCACCCAAAAATTTAAATCATTTACAGATTTAGAACAGATTTATAATAGAATGGGCGTATCAAAAAATGACCTTGTTATTACATACTGCCATAGTGGAGTTAGATCTGCTCACACTAACTTTGTGTTAACAGAGTTACTAGGTTATAAAAATGTAAAAAATTATGATGGCTCTTGGGTAGAATGGAGCTATTTTGATGAGCTACCTTTTGAACAAGATAGTATAACTATATTAAAAAAGTAA
- a CDS encoding WG repeat-containing protein: protein MKNSFLFITCVILLSFTSKAQIITDIDEITPFHEKLAAIKKDGKWAFINPKGEIVIDYRDDLVTTTIGKQSYPLFKGGKCIIKQMVEEVHYYGYIDIKGKITIKPEYINAINFDQGHAIVLKLEKEKLGENKILGKNVVSYTYNEVVIDTLGNEKAYLVGPIHIDFKKTTIKTPPAIQSHILSSNLAVMKTKDKGLQIHRLKKSN, encoded by the coding sequence ATGAAAAATTCATTTCTTTTTATAACCTGTGTAATATTATTATCCTTTACATCAAAAGCACAAATCATCACTGATATAGATGAAATTACTCCCTTTCATGAAAAACTGGCAGCAATAAAAAAAGATGGTAAATGGGCCTTTATAAATCCAAAAGGAGAAATTGTAATTGATTATAGAGATGATCTGGTAACCACTACCATTGGTAAACAATCATATCCTCTTTTCAAAGGAGGTAAATGTATTATAAAACAAATGGTTGAAGAGGTACATTATTATGGATATATAGATATCAAAGGAAAGATAACTATAAAGCCAGAGTATATCAATGCTATTAATTTTGATCAAGGTCATGCCATTGTACTCAAATTAGAAAAAGAAAAGCTCGGAGAAAATAAAATTCTGGGTAAAAATGTAGTTTCTTATACTTATAATGAAGTAGTAATTGATACTCTAGGAAATGAGAAAGCCTATCTAGTAGGTCCAATTCACATAGATTTCAAAAAAACAACTATAAAAACTCCTCCAGCAATACAGTCTCATATTTTATCCTCAAATCTTGCAGTTATGAAGACAAAAGATAAGGGTTTACAAATACATAGATTGAAGAAATCGAATTAA
- a CDS encoding SAM-dependent methyltransferase — protein sequence MNPLLLHKEVQEFITEKSYSTLDISTLILSGSPFEGVSAKELAQQIQGKRKAKRKLPTWYAKNKIYYPPTLNLEQTSSEITALYKSKLVSGASLIDLTGGFGIDDYFFAKHMTTVIHCELNASLSKIAAHNFEIFGQENIQTSIGDGLDILKDHNTLDWIYIDPSRRHDSKGKVFFLEDCLPDVPSNLSLLFSKSNNILIKTSPLLDIQIGSNALQNIKEIHVVAVDNEVKELIWILDKTYIGDIKIITANIQKTTLQEFSFLLKDEAKQSANLGLPMTYLYEPNAAILKSGSFQSIATAFELKKLHVNSHLYTSDHKIDFPGRRFEIIAVYPYQKKVLSKTGITKANITIRNFPESVATLRKKFKIKDGGDIYLFFTTDYNNKKKVIHCKKITS from the coding sequence TTGAATCCTTTACTGCTACATAAAGAAGTCCAAGAGTTTATTACTGAAAAATCTTATAGTACACTCGATATAAGTACTCTAATTTTAAGCGGAAGTCCTTTTGAAGGGGTTTCTGCTAAAGAGTTAGCACAACAAATCCAGGGAAAACGTAAGGCAAAAAGAAAACTACCTACCTGGTATGCAAAAAACAAAATCTATTACCCTCCAACGCTCAACCTGGAGCAAACTTCTTCTGAAATAACGGCTTTGTATAAAAGTAAGCTTGTTTCAGGAGCGTCTTTAATCGACCTAACTGGTGGTTTTGGGATTGATGATTATTTTTTTGCAAAACATATGACAACAGTAATTCATTGTGAACTAAATGCATCACTAAGCAAAATTGCTGCACATAATTTTGAAATATTCGGTCAGGAAAATATCCAAACCAGTATTGGAGATGGGTTAGATATTTTAAAAGATCACAATACCTTGGATTGGATTTATATCGACCCTTCCAGAAGACATGATAGCAAAGGAAAAGTATTTTTTCTAGAAGACTGTTTACCCGATGTGCCTTCTAATTTGAGTTTACTTTTTAGCAAAAGTAACAACATTTTAATCAAAACTTCTCCCTTACTGGATATTCAAATTGGAAGTAACGCATTACAAAACATAAAAGAAATTCATGTCGTTGCAGTAGACAATGAAGTTAAAGAATTGATATGGATTCTTGATAAAACCTATATTGGAGATATCAAAATCATAACTGCCAATATTCAAAAAACAACACTTCAGGAATTTTCTTTTTTATTAAAAGATGAAGCTAAACAATCTGCCAATTTGGGGTTACCTATGACCTACCTTTATGAACCTAATGCTGCAATTCTAAAAAGCGGAAGTTTCCAAAGTATTGCCACTGCTTTTGAGTTAAAAAAACTTCATGTTAATTCGCATTTATATACTTCTGATCATAAAATTGATTTCCCTGGAAGAAGATTTGAAATTATAGCAGTGTATCCATATCAAAAAAAGGTACTGTCTAAAACAGGAATTACCAAAGCAAACATTACAATACGTAACTTTCCGGAATCTGTTGCTACCCTACGAAAAAAGTTTAAAATCAAGGACGGAGGTGATATTTATCTCTTTTTCACAACAGATTATAACAACAAAAAGAAGGTAATTCATTGTAAAAAGATTACTTCTTAA
- a CDS encoding SDR family NAD(P)-dependent oxidoreductase: MDSLKNKVAIITGGSGGIGKATAKLFLDQGAKIMLVGRTENTLKNVVKELDNSNVKYCVADVSKSEDTQNYISETLSIFGKIDIFFNNAGIEGASKHIVDYPEDIFDKVIAINLKGVWLGCQHVIPKMSNGGSVIITSSVAGLKGFKGLGAYVASKHAVIGIMRTAALENADRGIRVNTIHPGPVNTRMMRDIEKNISPDNPKEVQKGFEANIPFGRYAEANEIGELVLFLASDQSKYITGTTHVIDGGMNA, translated from the coding sequence ATGGACTCATTAAAAAACAAAGTAGCAATAATCACAGGAGGTAGCGGTGGTATAGGCAAAGCAACCGCGAAACTATTTCTTGATCAAGGAGCAAAAATAATGCTCGTAGGAAGAACAGAAAACACTCTAAAAAATGTGGTAAAAGAACTTGATAATTCAAATGTAAAATACTGTGTCGCTGATGTCTCAAAATCCGAAGACACTCAAAACTATATTTCAGAAACATTATCGATTTTTGGTAAAATCGATATCTTTTTCAATAATGCAGGGATTGAAGGGGCATCAAAACATATTGTAGACTACCCAGAAGATATTTTTGATAAAGTTATTGCTATAAACTTAAAAGGTGTTTGGCTAGGTTGTCAACACGTTATACCAAAAATGTCTAATGGAGGGAGTGTAATAATTACATCATCGGTTGCTGGTCTTAAGGGATTTAAAGGGTTGGGAGCCTATGTAGCCAGCAAACATGCTGTTATAGGTATCATGCGAACGGCAGCATTAGAAAATGCAGATCGAGGTATTAGAGTAAACACCATACACCCAGGGCCTGTAAATACAAGGATGATGCGTGATATCGAAAAAAATATCTCGCCAGATAACCCAAAAGAAGTTCAGAAAGGTTTTGAAGCTAACATACCTTTTGGAAGGTATGCAGAAGCTAATGAAATCGGTGAATTAGTACTCTTTTTGGCTTCTGATCAAAGTAAATACATCACTGGAACTACACACGTGATTGATGGTGGAATGAATGCTTAA
- a CDS encoding sulfite oxidase, producing MKRRNFVKKTVLASMAAVIGVDIVFGKTMPKGYHPIALQDQDPYKMFNKDKAMEVLNDKPWNIEAKAHLLDDKITPNKYMFVRNNGLIPQNIDVSSWTLTIDGESVKQRKIYTLDELRSKFPEYTYQLTLECGGNGRSEFDPPAKGNQWTVGAVSCAEWTGIRLKDVLEDAGINDDAVYIGYHAADIHLSGDSKKEPISRGAPMTKALQDETLLAYKMNGEDIPLVHGYPLRLVAGGWPASVSGKWVNRISIRNKVHDGTKMTGTAYRVPCESVAPGEKVKDEDMCIIESMPVKSLITYPKSGAMINLGKKLNIRGHAWAGELEVVKTEYSIDFGATWNECPVEKPVNRLAWQHFSASIDFPKKGYYEIWVRATDTQGINQPMILPGWNPKGYLNNACHRIAVKVK from the coding sequence ATGAAACGACGAAATTTTGTTAAGAAAACTGTATTAGCTTCAATGGCGGCGGTTATAGGAGTAGATATTGTTTTTGGCAAGACCATGCCAAAAGGATACCATCCTATTGCTTTGCAAGATCAAGATCCTTATAAGATGTTCAATAAAGATAAAGCAATGGAAGTGCTTAATGATAAGCCATGGAATATTGAAGCAAAAGCACATTTATTAGATGATAAAATAACTCCTAATAAATATATGTTCGTAAGAAATAATGGTCTTATCCCTCAAAATATTGATGTTTCATCCTGGACATTGACCATAGATGGTGAATCTGTAAAACAACGGAAAATATATACTTTAGATGAGTTAAGATCAAAATTTCCTGAATATACGTATCAGCTTACCTTAGAATGTGGTGGTAATGGGCGTAGTGAGTTTGATCCTCCCGCTAAAGGAAATCAGTGGACCGTAGGAGCGGTATCTTGTGCCGAGTGGACAGGTATTAGGTTAAAAGATGTTCTAGAAGATGCCGGTATCAATGATGATGCAGTATATATAGGATATCATGCTGCAGATATTCATTTAAGCGGCGACTCTAAAAAAGAACCAATCTCTAGAGGAGCACCTATGACAAAAGCATTACAAGATGAAACTTTATTAGCATACAAGATGAATGGAGAAGATATCCCGTTGGTTCATGGGTATCCTTTAAGATTAGTAGCAGGAGGGTGGCCAGCATCGGTTTCAGGAAAATGGGTGAATAGAATCAGCATACGTAATAAAGTACACGATGGTACCAAAATGACAGGAACCGCTTATCGGGTACCATGTGAGTCGGTCGCTCCGGGAGAAAAAGTAAAGGACGAAGATATGTGTATCATAGAATCAATGCCTGTAAAATCTCTTATTACCTATCCAAAATCTGGTGCTATGATCAATTTAGGGAAAAAATTAAACATAAGAGGGCATGCCTGGGCTGGTGAGCTAGAGGTTGTCAAAACAGAATACTCAATTGATTTTGGAGCAACATGGAACGAATGCCCTGTAGAAAAACCAGTAAATAGATTAGCATGGCAACATTTTTCGGCCTCTATAGATTTTCCGAAAAAAGGATATTATGAAATTTGGGTTCGAGCAACAGACACTCAAGGAATAAACCAACCTATGATACTTCCGGGTTGGAACCCAAAAGGATATTTGAATAACGCCTGCCACCGTATAGCGGTAAAAGTGAAGTGA
- a CDS encoding SDR family NAD(P)-dependent oxidoreductase, producing MMTQSKIALVTGGSRGLGKDMALNLAKKGLDVVLTYNTNKEEAETVVEAIKKIGQNATSLQLNVLEISGYDTFIDTLIATIKSNFNSEKIDFLINNAGFIHYINFGNVSEQQFNEMLEIHLKGPFFLTQKVLNVLNNHGGIVNVSSGLTRFATPGFATYAAMKGAMETLTKYQAKELGERRIRVNIVAPGAIETDIMGGAVRDNAEMNEYLASQTALGRVGLPDDIGGVVAFLCTNEAGWINAQRIEISGGSYL from the coding sequence ATAATGACACAAAGTAAAATAGCATTAGTCACAGGCGGTAGCCGTGGCTTAGGAAAAGATATGGCCTTGAATCTTGCTAAAAAAGGGCTTGACGTAGTACTTACCTATAACACGAATAAAGAAGAAGCTGAAACAGTTGTAGAAGCCATCAAAAAAATTGGACAGAATGCAACTTCTCTACAATTAAATGTATTGGAGATCTCCGGCTATGATACATTTATTGATACACTTATAGCTACTATAAAATCAAATTTTAATTCTGAAAAAATCGATTTTTTAATTAATAACGCTGGATTTATTCATTACATAAATTTTGGAAATGTAAGTGAACAACAGTTTAATGAAATGCTGGAAATACATTTAAAAGGACCTTTTTTCCTTACACAAAAAGTGTTGAATGTATTAAATAACCATGGTGGGATTGTTAATGTTTCTTCGGGTTTAACTCGCTTTGCAACACCAGGCTTTGCAACTTATGCGGCTATGAAAGGTGCAATGGAAACTTTAACTAAATACCAGGCTAAAGAACTAGGAGAAAGAAGAATACGAGTAAATATTGTAGCACCAGGAGCAATTGAAACTGATATTATGGGAGGTGCAGTTAGGGATAATGCAGAAATGAATGAATACTTAGCTTCACAAACCGCCTTAGGACGTGTTGGTCTACCCGATGATATTGGAGGTGTTGTAGCTTTCTTATGTACCAATGAAGCAGGATGGATTAACGCTCAGCGTATTGAAATATCTGGAGGCTCTTATCTATAA
- a CDS encoding ester cyclase gives MSKITNTTVRAITKEEIEAIKLFYDAWKKKQPELLDEVCTPNWQDIPLAPGQKEGPIGLQEIMKKLIETFPDIEIIIHEIFGTHERAGVRAELIFTHDKELLGIPPVNKKVTIALHEFHYLKDGKLTHTWHLEDWFGLLIKSDVWSANRL, from the coding sequence ATGAGCAAAATAACAAATACAACGGTAAGAGCCATTACAAAAGAAGAAATTGAAGCCATAAAGTTATTTTATGACGCTTGGAAAAAGAAGCAGCCAGAATTATTGGATGAGGTTTGCACCCCTAACTGGCAAGATATTCCTTTAGCTCCTGGTCAAAAAGAAGGACCAATTGGATTACAGGAAATTATGAAGAAATTAATAGAAACCTTTCCCGACATTGAGATTATCATTCATGAGATATTCGGAACACATGAGCGCGCAGGCGTTCGAGCTGAATTAATTTTTACCCATGATAAAGAGTTACTAGGGATACCTCCTGTAAATAAGAAAGTTACAATTGCACTTCATGAGTTTCATTATCTAAAAGATGGTAAGTTAACACATACATGGCATCTGGAAGATTGGTTTGGACTATTAATAAAAAGCGATGTTTGGTCTGCAAACAGATTATAG
- a CDS encoding sterol desaturase family protein, giving the protein MEKYITAFTDAFMGSVQWTWKSILFEVPWYTNYFWGLTVISLLVWGLEIAFPWRKNQSVFRKDFWLDGFYMYFNFFLFAIAISGFYKLLGLLFGDIGISVKSMTIMDISSLPMWAQLVAFFIILDFVQWFTHVLLHKYPFLWRFHKIHHSVKEMGFAAHLRYHWMENIFYKPLKTLGVMILGGFEPEQAFIVHFFAIAIGHLNHANIKITWGPLKYIFNNPVMHLYHHSYVLPKGSYGVNFGISLSLWDYIFKTNYIPEDSGTIEIGFPGDEKIPNGFLKQIIYGFSKRK; this is encoded by the coding sequence ATGGAAAAGTATATCACTGCATTCACAGATGCATTTATGGGCAGTGTACAATGGACATGGAAATCCATATTATTTGAAGTTCCTTGGTACACAAATTATTTCTGGGGACTAACTGTGATCTCTTTACTAGTTTGGGGACTAGAAATTGCTTTCCCTTGGAGAAAAAACCAATCTGTTTTTAGAAAGGATTTCTGGTTGGATGGATTCTATATGTATTTCAATTTTTTTCTTTTCGCTATAGCGATTAGTGGGTTTTATAAACTATTAGGATTACTTTTTGGCGATATAGGAATTTCGGTAAAAAGTATGACAATTATGGATATTTCAAGTCTTCCTATGTGGGCTCAACTCGTTGCCTTTTTTATTATTTTAGATTTTGTACAATGGTTTACCCATGTGCTGCTGCATAAGTATCCATTTTTATGGAGATTTCATAAGATACACCATTCTGTAAAAGAAATGGGGTTTGCAGCACACCTGAGATATCACTGGATGGAAAATATTTTTTATAAACCTTTAAAAACTCTGGGAGTAATGATACTTGGCGGATTTGAACCTGAACAAGCATTCATAGTTCATTTCTTTGCCATTGCTATTGGTCACCTAAATCATGCCAATATCAAAATTACCTGGGGACCATTAAAATATATCTTTAATAATCCGGTGATGCATTTATATCATCATTCCTATGTATTGCCAAAAGGTTCCTATGGAGTCAATTTCGGGATTAGTTTAAGTTTATGGGATTATATTTTTAAAACCAATTATATTCCTGAAGATAGTGGAACTATAGAAATTGGATTTCCGGGAGATGAAAAGATTCCTAATGGTTTTCTTAAGCAGATTATTTATGGTTTTAGTAAGAGAAAATGA